One genomic window of Cottoperca gobio chromosome 10, fCotGob3.1, whole genome shotgun sequence includes the following:
- the LOC115015016 gene encoding paired box protein Pax-5-like yields MDARFGQVTHRHGGVNQLGGVFINGRPLPHVVRKHIVELAQQGVRPCEISRRLRVSHGCVSKILTRYNETGSIRPGVIGGSKPKVATPRVVQMIVHLKHTNPTIFAWEIQDRLLLEQVCDHDSVPSISSINRIIRNKVQSESCEVVSSVSSVAMGTVYSSESTYSISGILGIRKCSHKHKEGGDVSCSVYHEQPCSFNDAWGWSDPCLTFYPSLPANHNPGLLGHPCHYS; encoded by the exons ATGGACGCACGCTTTGGACAGGTTACGCACA GGCACGGAGGGGTGAACCAGCTCGGTGGTGTCTTTATTAACGGGCGCCCGTTACCGCACGTGGTGAGAAAGCACATCGTGGAGCTCGCGCAACAGGGTGTGCGTCCCTGTGAGATCTCCCGCCGCCTGCGCGTCAGTCACGGCTGTGTCAGCAAAATACTGACCAG GTACAATGAGACAGGAAGCATCCGACCGGGAGTGATTGGAGGCTCTAAGCCCAAAGTGGCCACTCCCAGAGTTGTGCAAATGATCGTGCATCTGAAACACACCAACCCGACCATTTTCGCCTGGGAGATCCAagacaggctgctgctggagcaAGTGTGCGACCATGACAGCGTGCCCAGCATCAGCTCCATCAACAG gATCATCAGAAACAAAGTCCAGTCCGAGTCTTGTGAAGTTG TGTCATCAGTGTCATCTGTTGCTATGGGAACAGTCTATTCCTCTGAGTCCACCTATTCCATCAGTGGGATTCTGGGAATCAGGAAATGTAGTCACAAACATAAAGAAG GAGGGGACGTCTCCTGCAGCGTGTACCACGAGCAGCCATGTTCTTTTAATGACGCCTGGGGATGGTCCGACCCCTGCCTGACCTTTTACCCCAGCCTGCCAGCTAATCATAATCCAGGCCTCTTAG GGCATCCATGTCATTACAGCTGA